Proteins from one Rosa chinensis cultivar Old Blush chromosome 7, RchiOBHm-V2, whole genome shotgun sequence genomic window:
- the LOC112178963 gene encoding putative methyltransferase DDB_G0268948: MDLKLAGLTPEHSLAWDVGTGNGQAASKLSEHYEQVVGSDISGEQLKHAIQHPRIRYIHTPASISEDEMVNLIAGGHENSVDLVTVAEAVHWFDLPHFYSLVRRLLRKPGGVIAVWGYNDMVVSPDFDLLMKRHHEKMLPYYDPKSSYLWEGYRTLPFPFESVGLGREGEPMALEIHKELSFQGLLKLLRSSSAVTTAKDKGVDLLSEEVIEEIQGVWGRPDLVRSVTYKAFMLAGKL; encoded by the exons ATGGATTTGAAGCTGGCCGGTCTCACCCCCGAACACTCTTTAGCTTGGGATGTTGGAACTGGAAATGGCCAAGCTGcttcta AGCTTTCAGAGCATTACGAGCAAGTAGTGGGAAGCGACATCAGTGGAGAACAATTAAAACATGCCATCCAACATCCTCGAATTCGATACATTCATACTCCAGCATCAATCTCAGAGGATGAAATGGTCAACTTAATAGCCGGTGGTCATGAAAATTCAGTGGACTTGGTTACAGTGGCGGAAGCTGTTCACTGGTTTGATCTTCCTCATTTCTATTCACTCGTCAGACGCCTTCTGCGCAAACCAGGAGGCGTAATTGCAGTTTGGGGCTACAACGACATGGTAGTAAGCCCCGATTTTGATCTTTTAATGAAGCGTCACCACGAAAAGATGTTACCATATTATGACCCGAAATCAAGCTACTTATGGGAGGGTTATAGGACACTTCCATTTCCATTTGAGAGTGTTGGATTAGGTCGTGAAGGAGAGCCTATGGCACTTGAAATACATAAGGAACTTTCATTTCAGGGGCTTCTGAAGCTTCTGAGGTCTTCCTCTGCAGTCACTACGGCTAAAGACAAGGGTGTGGATTTGTTGTCTGAAGAGGTGATTGAAGAGATTCAAGGAGTTTGGGGTAGGCCTGATCTGGTTAGATCTGTTACGTACAAGGCTTTTATGCTTGCTGGCAAACTTTGA